The Castanea sativa cultivar Marrone di Chiusa Pesio chromosome 11, ASM4071231v1 genome contains a region encoding:
- the LOC142617388 gene encoding uncharacterized protein LOC142617388, whose translation MSQNSNTNPNPNPSTNTNSNSSNSNVIPVSELYWSLVDKADKKFSKIRDLPYYQRNRYDTYFYKVFKVYTQLWKFQQENRQKLVDAGLKRWEIGEIASRIAQLYFGQYMRTSEASYLSESYVFYEAILTREYFKEGLFQDVNLANKQLRFLARFLMVCLVLNRREMVHQLVNQLKMLVDECKRTFQETDFKEWKLVVQEIVRLLKADTAFMNIRPLRYSLVLDPHPDSLSHVLPSVPLRNLRLRDAILSSYHHNEVKFSELTLDTFRMLQCLEWEPSGSFYQSSGARIIQNGASGSSRMNYSQDIADPTLPPNPRKAVLYRPSVTHFIAVLATICEELPPDGVLLIYLSASGAGTFIDTTGNSARNLQLHAVYSDATSASPFGPQCDVLDPSQKSQGDCLQHQSGCLQFGTRGSGGLNCIYPSDFVPFTRRPLFLIIDSDNSEAFKAIVGAEKGEPVAMLLSPSSSSPIAAADSSRHTSGRLFTIFLTAPLQAFCLLLGHSGSDIDMDLFSKAEKLLSSSLNAWGSALATSNTLNPVWAQTLSDPFLRRIVLRFLFCQAVLTLYAPTFNKKEFHPMCIPPLPVSVLPTTTNSQMVVMQIASIFNAVNNFIFSEEVVLPEDKHDDTDAMSN comes from the exons atGTCTCAgaattcaaacacaaacccaaacccaaacccaagcACAAACACAAACAGTAACAGCAGTAACAGCAACGTGATTCCGGTGAGCGAATTGTACTGGTCATTGGTGGACAAAGCTGACAAAAAATTCTCTAAGATCAGAGACTTGCCCTATTATCAACGCAACAG GTATGATACATACTTCTATAAGGTATTCAAAGTGTACACGCAGTTGTGGAAGTTTCAACAGGAGAATCGGCAGAAATTGGTGGACGCAGGGCTTAAGAGATGGGAGATTGGTGAGATTGCGTCTCGGATTGCGCAGCTTTATTTTGGGCAGTATATGCGGACGAGTGAGGCGAGTTATTTGTCGGAGTCCTATGTATTCTACGAAGCAATATTGACTCGTGAATATTTCAAGGAGGGATTGTTTCAGGATGTCAATCTCGCGAACAAACAGTTGAGGTTTCTTGCTAGGTTTCTCATGGTGTGTTTAGTTTTGAACCGGCGGGAAATGGTTCACCAGTTGGTTAACCAGCTGAAAATGTTGGTTGACGAGTGCAAGAGGACATTCCAg GAAACTGACTTTAAAGAATGGAAGCTGGTGGTTCAGGAAATAGTTAGATTATTGAAAGCTGACACAGCGTTTATGAATATCAGGCCCTTGAGATATAGTCTTGTATTGGACCCTCATCCTGATTCACTATCACATGTTCTCCCATCTGTTCCATTGAGAAATTTAAGATTACGAGATGCAATATTGAGTAGCTACCATCATAATGAG GTCAAGTTTTCAGAGCTTACTCTTGACACTTTCAGGATGCTTCAGTGTCTGGAGTGGGAGCCTAGTGGCTCATTTTATCAGTCAAGCGGTGCAAGAATTATCCAGAATGGAGCCTCAGGGTCTAGTCGTATGAACTACTCCCAGGATATTGCCGATCCTACTTTGCCACCTAACCCTCGGAAAGCCGTCTTATATCGTCCATCTGTTACACATTTCATTGCA GTTCTGGCCACAATTTGTGAGGAGCTTCCCCCTGATGGAGTTCTCTTAATATATTTGTCAGCTTCAG GTGCTGGAACTTTTATTGACACAACAGGGAATTCTGCCAGGAATCTTCAGTTGCATGCTGTTTACTCTGATGCAACCTCTGCTTCACCATTTGGTCCCCAATGTGATGTCTTGGACCCTTCTCAGAAAAGTCAAGGAGATTGTTTGCAACACCAATCTGGTTGCTTGCAATTTGGAACTCGTGGAAGTGGAG GATTAAACTGCATTTACCCTAGTGACTTTGTTCCGTTTACAAGAAGgccactttttttaattattgacaGTGACAACAGTGAAGCATTCAAG GCTATAGTTGGAGCAGAAAAAGGAGAGCCAGTTGCTATGCTCTTATCTCCAAGCTCTTCATCTCCCATTGCTGCTGCTGATTCCTCACGTCACACAAGTGGAAGGCTGTTCACCATTTTTCTCACTGCTCCGTTGCAGGCTTTCTGTCTGCTACTTGGTCATTCAGGTTCTGATATTGATATG gATTTGTTTAGCAAGGCTGAGAAGCTGCTTTCCTCATCATTGAATGCTTGGGGATCAGCTTTGGCAACATCAAACACTCTAAATCCTGTTTGGGCACAGACCCTGAGTGATCCATTCCTAAGACGAATTGTCTTAAG ATTCCTCTTTTGTCAGGCTGTCCTAACGCTATATGCCCCAACCTTCAATAAGAAGGAATTCCATCCTATGTGTATTCCCCCTCTTCCGGTATCTGTCCTGCCAACAACCACCAATTCTCAAATGGTAGTAATGCAGATTGCAAGCATCTTTAATGCAGTGAACAATTTTATCTTCTCTGAAGAAGTGGTGCTTCCTGAAGATAAACATGATGACACTGATGCGATGTCAAATTGA